The genomic segment TTCTTCATTTCGGCACCTCCTTAAATATTAGCGGAATGCTTTGCATTCATAATATTAGAGCTTAATTTCAATATCCACACCAGCTGGTAAATCAAGTCTCATAAGAGCGTCTACAGTCTTTTGTGTTGGATTCAATATGTCGATTAGTCTCTTGTGAGTTCTAATTTCAAACTGTTCTCTTGAATCCTTATACTTATGAACTGCTCTTAGGATTGTTACAACATCCTTTTCTGTTGGTAGTGGCACTGGTCCTGAAACTGAAGCTCCTGTTTTCTTTGCTGTTTCTACTATTTTTTGAGCTGATGAATCTAGTAGATTATGATCGAAAGCCTTGAGCTTAATTCTGATTTTTTGTTTTGCCATTTTCTTACCCTCCTTTTCATCGCACGCTTTGTTTTTTCACGCACGACAACGGTAGCTAAACACACATATCCGGGTGTATCATTGTTTTGTCCACACTAAACTTAACTACCTTTGTCGCCCGATTCTTGATCGAACTTACTCAGCAAGAATTCCCCGAATATCGGCAACCTCTTGCATCATCGCATCTTTTCACTTTGCAACTCTTATATTTTACAATATTATTTGTAAATTGACAAGTATTTTATTGCATTTTATTAAAAACATTTCTTAAATTATTTTAATTTTTTTGTATTGGTTCTTTAATTATCCAATCTTGTTTTAATCCCTCTTTTAACGCTTTTATGCTTAAGTCTGAATTCATTAAATCAAAATCATATTCCCCATCATTCTTGTTAAACCAAATTACAATTTTAATGTTTTTGTATTTAGTTTTTATCTTTTCAAACATATCCTTTATAAACAGGGGTCTGTCCCCACCCGAGCTGACAGAAGCAAATTCTCCAATCATCATAGGTTTATTAGGATAATTTAAAAGGTAAGTTTTATACATATCGGAATATAATTCATCAAAATAACTAAACTTTGAATATTTGGTATTACCAAAGTTATACGCAGTCATGCCTATTATATCTACAAATTTGTTTCCGGGATAGAATAAAACAGCATCATTCCAGATATAATTTGGAATTGACTTATTATTTGGATTCCAAACAAAGTAGGCGTTGTTGCAGCCGTTTGTCTTAAATAAATTTACTATGTGAGCAAAGGCTAACTTATACAAATCTGGGTCGTTATAAGTATATTTGAGACTCCAAAATGTCCATTCGCCATTCATCTCATTTCCAATTCTAAATAGAACAGGTGCATTTAATTTTTTTACATTTTCAACCCAAGTAAGAAGTGTATTGTCGAATTCTCCTTTAATTACTTTTTCAACATAACTCTCGCTTGAGTCAGGAACAGTATTCATAAGAAAAGTAACTATTGGAATTTTACCCTTTGACACTAATTCTTCGGTGTATGAATCATAAGGTTGATTTATGTTCTTATAAAACATTTGAGCCCCTATCCTGGTTTCTAAAGTTTTTTCTAATTTATCAATATCTCTTGAATGCTCATGAAATGTTCCAAACACAAATTTTTCTTTAGGAATCGATAATTTATATCCATTTGTTAGATAGTTAATTTCACCCGAAACTGTCCTATAATCGAAGTTATAATTGTTAACTTTTTTCCTTTCATTAAAATTAATTGTTTTAATAATTTGGTCTACTGTCTTTTTATTTATAGATAGATTTTTTAGGTCTGTCTTAAGTTGAATAAGTAAGACTTTGTTTTTATAATTTATAATGTAGTAGTGATAATAATTCAAATCTCCTTCAAATAACTTGTTTTTTCTTTCATATCCTATAATCCTAACATTATAGTTGTTTATCTTAGCATACCTTGAAAAGATTATATTTTTTCTTATTGATTTTGTCAAATCATCGATATATGTATTTATGTTCTTATTCGTCAGATTCTCATGATATAGGTCGATTCTACAGCTTTTATTAAACAGCCTTACATAATACTTATCTTTTGCAATATCAAAATTGAAATCTTTAGGAAATTGAAAAGAATATCCATGGTTATAGTTGGTAAGTTTATACTTACCCCTACTATAAACTACCCTGGAATTTGTTTTGTAAAGCGTTTGTTCATATTTGCTGCTCAACCATAAATCATAGTAGGTTGTTTTTTTTGATGTTGAAAAAACTGTAGGGCTAAAAAAATTAATTATTAAAAATATTACTAAAAGAACTGCAACAACTTTTTTCAT from the Caloramator mitchellensis genome contains:
- the rpsJ gene encoding 30S ribosomal protein S10, with amino-acid sequence MAKQKIRIKLKAFDHNLLDSSAQKIVETAKKTGASVSGPVPLPTEKDVVTILRAVHKYKDSREQFEIRTHKRLIDILNPTQKTVDALMRLDLPAGVDIEIKL
- a CDS encoding glycoside hydrolase family 26 protein, coding for MKKVVAVLLVIFLIINFFSPTVFSTSKKTTYYDLWLSSKYEQTLYKTNSRVVYSRGKYKLTNYNHGYSFQFPKDFNFDIAKDKYYVRLFNKSCRIDLYHENLTNKNINTYIDDLTKSIRKNIIFSRYAKINNYNVRIIGYERKNKLFEGDLNYYHYYIINYKNKVLLIQLKTDLKNLSINKKTVDQIIKTINFNERKKVNNYNFDYRTVSGEINYLTNGYKLSIPKEKFVFGTFHEHSRDIDKLEKTLETRIGAQMFYKNINQPYDSYTEELVSKGKIPIVTFLMNTVPDSSESYVEKVIKGEFDNTLLTWVENVKKLNAPVLFRIGNEMNGEWTFWSLKYTYNDPDLYKLAFAHIVNLFKTNGCNNAYFVWNPNNKSIPNYIWNDAVLFYPGNKFVDIIGMTAYNFGNTKYSKFSYFDELYSDMYKTYLLNYPNKPMMIGEFASVSSGGDRPLFIKDMFEKIKTKYKNIKIVIWFNKNDGEYDFDLMNSDLSIKALKEGLKQDWIIKEPIQKN